One Tripterygium wilfordii isolate XIE 37 chromosome 10, ASM1340144v1, whole genome shotgun sequence DNA segment encodes these proteins:
- the LOC120007497 gene encoding stearoyl-[acyl-carrier-protein] 9-desaturase, chloroplastic-like, protein MALKFNPVTFPSSPSCSSSSRLRSPNRVFMASTLHSTPTKEVDNLKKPLPLREVHVQVSHSMPPEKIEIFKSLEDWAECNILVHLKPVEKCWQPQDFLPEPESDGFFEQVKELRERAQGLPDEYFVVLVGDMITEEALPTYQTMLNTLDGVRDETGASPTSWAIWTRAWTAEENRHGDLLNKYLYLSGRVDMKQIEKTIQYLIGSGMDPKTENNPYLGFIYTSFQERATFISHGNTARLAKEHGDVKLAQICGTIAADEKRHETAYTKIVEKLFEIDADGTVLALADMMRKKISMPAHLMYDGQDDKLFEHFSAIAQRLGVYTAKDYADILEFLVGRWNIEKLTGLSGEGRKAQDFVCGLTPRIRRLEERAQGRAKQASTVPFTWIFGRELNV, encoded by the exons ATGGCATTGAAGTTCAACCCAGTAACCTTCCCCTCTTCCCCATCATGTTCATCATCCTCCCGTCTCAGATCTCCTAACAGAGTCTTCATGGCCTCCACTCTCCACTCCACCCCCACAAA AGAGGTTGACAATTTGAAGAAGCCTTTGCCTCTCCGAGAGGTGCATGTTCAAGTGTCTCATTCCATGCCACCAGAGAAGATAGAGATCTTCAAATCGTTGGAGGATTGGGCTGAGTGTAACATCTTGGTGCACCTGAAGCCTGTCGAGAAATGTTGGCAACCTCAAGACTTTCTGCCTGAACCGGAGTCGGATGGATTTTTTGAGCAAGTGAAGGAGTTGAGGGAAAGAGCACAGGGACTCCCTGATGAATACTTTGTTGTCTTGGTGGGAGATATGATCACAGAAGAAGCCCTTCCAACTTATCAAACAATGCTCAACACCCTGGATGGAGTTCGAGACGAGACTGGTGCAAGCCCTACTTCTTGGGCTATCTGGACAAGGGCATGGACTGCTGAAGAGAATAGACATGGTGACCTTCTCAACAAGTATCTTTATCTTTCTGGACGGGTTGACATGAAGCAAATCGAGAAGACAATTCAGTATCTGATCGGGTCAGGAATG GATCCTAAGACGGAAAACAATCCCTATCTTGGTTTCATATATACTTCATTCCAAGAGAGGGCAACCTTCATCTCACATGGGAACACAGCCAGGCTAGCTAAGGAGCACGGGGATGTAAAGCTGGCACAGATATGCGGGACCATTGCTGCGGATGAGAAACGCCATGAAACTGCCTACACCAAGATTGTAGAGAAACTCTTTGAGATTGATGCTGATGGTACTGTGTTGGCTTTAGCTGACATGATGAGGAAGAAAATCTCTATGCCAGCTCACTTGATGTATGATGGTCAGGATGATAAGCTGTTTGAACATTTTTCAGCGATTGCCCAGCGGCTTGGGGTCTACACTGCAAAGGACTATgctgatattttggaatttctGGTGGGAAGATGGAACATAGAGAAGCTGACAGGTCTTTCTGGGGAGGGACGTAAAGCTCAAGATTTTGTGTGTGGATTGACCCCAAGAATTCGAAGGCTGGAGGAGCGAGCTCAGGGAAGGGCAAAACAAGCCTCCACTGTGCCATTCACCTGGATTTTCGGTAGAGAATTAAACGTTTAG
- the LOC120007498 gene encoding uncharacterized protein LOC120007498 encodes MGLSLRSSIDGSPSHYRTHKVFLYCNYVLLGAASSCIFLTLSLRLVPSIIGFFFILLHITTIAGAVSGCIAASSGTGRWYTAHMVATVLTAIFQGSVSVLIFTRSVDFLGDLKSYVRADDGVVILRLAGGLCVVIFCLEWVVLTLALFLKYYAYVEGDVSGGNAVKRSAKGQQDEDLKHWPWPLQV; translated from the coding sequence ATGGGTTTGTCTCTGAGATCCTCCATTGATGGCTCTCCATCGCACTACAGAACACACAAGGTGTTCCTCTACTGCAATTACGTTCTCTTGGGTGCAGCCTCTAGTTGCATCTTCTTGACCCTTTCTCTTCGATTGGTGCCGTCAATCATTGGCTTCTTTTTTATTCTCCTCCACATCACCACCATCGCAGGGGCTGTCTCCGGCTGTATCGCAGCATCCTCAGGGACGGGCAGATGGTATACAGCTCACATGGTAGCCACTGTACTGACAGCGATATTCCAAGGGTCAGTGTCGGTGCTGATCTTCACCAGGAGTGTAGATTTCCTTGGGGATTTGAAGTCCTATGTGAGGGCGGACGACGGAGTGGTGATCTTGAGGCTGGCTGGCGGCTTGTGTGTGGTGATATTTTGCTTGGAGTGGGTGGTGCTCACACTTGCATTATTCTTGAAGTACTATGCTTATGTTGAAGGCGATGTTAGTGGTGGCAATGCCGTGAAGAGGAGTGCCAAAGGGCAGCAAGATGAGGATTTGAAGCACTGGCCATGGCCTCTCCAAGTCTAA
- the LOC120006843 gene encoding pentatricopeptide repeat-containing protein At3g02650, mitochondrial-like isoform X1 — protein sequence MRRFIATRSGHAVRRLGTTNNSKVPSSRMVALPQSQKNPPLYTWVPSKPSHLYGHHRFISHASANPTGDSSFSTESGHSSLCFEQNSETQVGPFTSANEDSSTFDHSLEHLCENNDTQLENFASGNVIQEITDYSSIDFGEIGDTQVGFDAVADVQVEEEAAEAHKIDVEQLENVLSLLQSTVDGSLESSLNGMDLYLQEELVVKVLETPRLLGENVIRFFKWAMKKPEFKVTSCVVDFLVQAICSDLRKKNSYALWDLVKEIDEKENGALNVEILNKLIALFSRLGKGKAALEVFNKFEDFGCVPDEETHYFTIEALCKRSFFDWALPVCEKMLDAGALPDSEKVGNIISWFCKGGKAKNAYLVYMLAKEKNKYPPKSSINFLITSLCQKDETVKLALEILDDFSGEVRKYAIKPFSSVIHGLCRIKDVDGAKLLLCRMIADGPPPGNEVFNRIITGYSKSGDMKEAMEMIKLMKSRNLKPDVYTYTVIISGYANGGQMEEAMKFLSEAKKKHTKLSPATYHTLIRGYCKLEELDNALKLMSEMKDFGVEPKVDEYNKLIQSLCLKALDWRAAEKLLEEMKENGLHLNGMTKGLIRAVKELEEEALAANEEGSIKG from the coding sequence ATGCGGAGATTCATAGCAACACGATCCGGCCACGCCGTACGCAGATTGGGTACGACCAATAACTCCAAGGTACCATCTTCTAGAATGGTAGCCCTTCCTCAATCTCAAAAGAATCCACCTTTGTACACTTGGGTTCCGTCAAAACCCTCACATCTCTATGGACACCATAGATTTATTTCCCATGCTTCAGCCAATCCAACTGGTGATAGCTCCTTCTCGACCGAAAGTGGGCATTCCTCTCTTTGCTTTGAACAAAATAGTGAGACCCAAGTTGGCCCTTTTACCTCTGCAAACGAGGATTCTAGCACATTTGATCATTCTTTAGAACATCTCTGTGAAAATAATGATACCCAGTTGGAAAATTTTGCTTCTGGGAATGTGATTCAAGAAATAACAGACTACAGCTCAATTGATTTTGGTGAAATTGGTGATACCCAGGTGGGTTTTGATGCCGTTGCTGATGTGCaggtggaggaggaggcggCTGAGGCTCATAAGATTGATGTGGAGCAGTTGGAGAATGTGTTGTCTCTTCTCCAGAGTACTGTTGACGGGTCTTTGGAGTCAAGTCTTAATGGTATGGATTTGTATCTACAGGAAGAGCTTGTGGTGAAAGTGCTTGAAACCCCACGTCTCTTAGGTGAGAATGTCATAAGGTTTTTCAAGTGGGCTATGAAGAAGCCAGAGTTCAAGGTTACTAGTTGTGTTGTTGATTTCCTTGTGCAGGCAATTTGTAGTGATCTTAGGAAGAAAAATTCGTATGCATTATGGGATTTGGTAAAGGAGATTGATGAGAAGGAGAATGGTGCTTTGAATGTTGAGATTCTAAATAAATTGATTGCTTTGTTCTCAAGGCTAGGTAAAGGAAAAGCTGCACTGGAGGTCTTCAACAAGTTCGAAGATTTTGGGTGTGTCCCTGATGAGGAAACACACTATTTTACAATTGAAGCACTTTGTAAACGCTCATTTTTTGATTGGGCTTTGCCAGTTTGTGAGAAGATGCTCGATGCAGGAGCTTTGCCTGATAGTGAGAAAGTAGGTAATATCATATCTTGGTTTTGTAAAGGGGGTAAAGCCAAGAATGCATATTTGGTGTACATGTTGGCaaaggagaaaaataaataccctcccaagtcttcaatcaattttttgatcACTTCTCTTTGTCAGAAAGATGAAACTGTAAAATTGGCTTTGGAGATATTGGATGATTTCTCTGGGGAAGTGAGGAAATATGCAATCAAGCCATTTTCATCTGTTATTCATGGTTTATGTAGGATCAAAGATGTTGATGGAGCAAAACTTTTGCTTTGTAGAATGATTGCTGATGGCCCACCTCCAGGAAATGAGGTGTTCAATCGGATTATCACGGGCTACTCCAAGTCTGGAGATATGAAAGAAGCAATGGAGATGATCAAACTGATGAAGAGTAGGAATTTGAAACCAGATGTGTACACTTATACCGTTATTATTAGCGGTTATGCTAATGGTGGTCAGATGGAGGAGGCTATGAAGTTCTTGTCAGAAGCCAAAAAGAAGCATACTAAGCTCAGCCCTGCAACTTACCATACCCTAATTCGTGGGTATTGCAAACTCGAAGAGTTGGACAACGCCTTGAAGTTGATGAGCGAgatgaaagattttggtgtggAACCTAAGGTCGATGAGTACAATAAGTTGATCCAATCTCTTTGCTTAAAGGCCTTAGACTGGAGAGCAGCAGAAAAGCTCTTAGAAGAGATGAAAGAGAATGGTTTGCATCTCAATGGGATGACAAAGGGGCTTATAAGAGCAGTGAAGGAACTGGAAGAGGAGGCGTTGGCGGCGAATGAAGAGGGTAGTATCAAAGGCTAA
- the LOC120006843 gene encoding pentatricopeptide repeat-containing protein At3g02650, mitochondrial-like isoform X2, whose product MRRFIATRSGHAVRRLGTTNNSKVEEEAAEAHKIDVEQLENVLSLLQSTVDGSLESSLNGMDLYLQEELVVKVLETPRLLGENVIRFFKWAMKKPEFKVTSCVVDFLVQAICSDLRKKNSYALWDLVKEIDEKENGALNVEILNKLIALFSRLGKGKAALEVFNKFEDFGCVPDEETHYFTIEALCKRSFFDWALPVCEKMLDAGALPDSEKVGNIISWFCKGGKAKNAYLVYMLAKEKNKYPPKSSINFLITSLCQKDETVKLALEILDDFSGEVRKYAIKPFSSVIHGLCRIKDVDGAKLLLCRMIADGPPPGNEVFNRIITGYSKSGDMKEAMEMIKLMKSRNLKPDVYTYTVIISGYANGGQMEEAMKFLSEAKKKHTKLSPATYHTLIRGYCKLEELDNALKLMSEMKDFGVEPKVDEYNKLIQSLCLKALDWRAAEKLLEEMKENGLHLNGMTKGLIRAVKELEEEALAANEEGSIKG is encoded by the exons ATGCGGAGATTCATAGCAACACGATCCGGCCACGCCGTACGCAGATTGGGTACGACCAATAACTCCAAG gtggaggaggaggcggCTGAGGCTCATAAGATTGATGTGGAGCAGTTGGAGAATGTGTTGTCTCTTCTCCAGAGTACTGTTGACGGGTCTTTGGAGTCAAGTCTTAATGGTATGGATTTGTATCTACAGGAAGAGCTTGTGGTGAAAGTGCTTGAAACCCCACGTCTCTTAGGTGAGAATGTCATAAGGTTTTTCAAGTGGGCTATGAAGAAGCCAGAGTTCAAGGTTACTAGTTGTGTTGTTGATTTCCTTGTGCAGGCAATTTGTAGTGATCTTAGGAAGAAAAATTCGTATGCATTATGGGATTTGGTAAAGGAGATTGATGAGAAGGAGAATGGTGCTTTGAATGTTGAGATTCTAAATAAATTGATTGCTTTGTTCTCAAGGCTAGGTAAAGGAAAAGCTGCACTGGAGGTCTTCAACAAGTTCGAAGATTTTGGGTGTGTCCCTGATGAGGAAACACACTATTTTACAATTGAAGCACTTTGTAAACGCTCATTTTTTGATTGGGCTTTGCCAGTTTGTGAGAAGATGCTCGATGCAGGAGCTTTGCCTGATAGTGAGAAAGTAGGTAATATCATATCTTGGTTTTGTAAAGGGGGTAAAGCCAAGAATGCATATTTGGTGTACATGTTGGCaaaggagaaaaataaataccctcccaagtcttcaatcaattttttgatcACTTCTCTTTGTCAGAAAGATGAAACTGTAAAATTGGCTTTGGAGATATTGGATGATTTCTCTGGGGAAGTGAGGAAATATGCAATCAAGCCATTTTCATCTGTTATTCATGGTTTATGTAGGATCAAAGATGTTGATGGAGCAAAACTTTTGCTTTGTAGAATGATTGCTGATGGCCCACCTCCAGGAAATGAGGTGTTCAATCGGATTATCACGGGCTACTCCAAGTCTGGAGATATGAAAGAAGCAATGGAGATGATCAAACTGATGAAGAGTAGGAATTTGAAACCAGATGTGTACACTTATACCGTTATTATTAGCGGTTATGCTAATGGTGGTCAGATGGAGGAGGCTATGAAGTTCTTGTCAGAAGCCAAAAAGAAGCATACTAAGCTCAGCCCTGCAACTTACCATACCCTAATTCGTGGGTATTGCAAACTCGAAGAGTTGGACAACGCCTTGAAGTTGATGAGCGAgatgaaagattttggtgtggAACCTAAGGTCGATGAGTACAATAAGTTGATCCAATCTCTTTGCTTAAAGGCCTTAGACTGGAGAGCAGCAGAAAAGCTCTTAGAAGAGATGAAAGAGAATGGTTTGCATCTCAATGGGATGACAAAGGGGCTTATAAGAGCAGTGAAGGAACTGGAAGAGGAGGCGTTGGCGGCGAATGAAGAGGGTAGTATCAAAGGCTAA